A DNA window from Drosophila biarmipes strain raj3 chromosome 2R, RU_DBia_V1.1, whole genome shotgun sequence contains the following coding sequences:
- the LOC127010987 gene encoding CCHC-type zinc finger nucleic acid binding protein-like, whose amino-acid sequence MLAQGINIDADEMLSCIIEGIPNQGLRNQAHIQCFVDVGHIKRAFADVSLPKLYGVGRPTTSTDPKDSKETRCLNCNAKGHWAYECRKSKREKGSCYACGEMGHFVAKCLKNKNKNEGENKYNAS is encoded by the exons ATGCTTGCTCAGGGCATTAATATTGATGCAGATGAAATGTTGAGCTGCATCATCGAAGGTATCCCCAATCAAGGGCTACGCAATCAGGCGCATATTCAATGCTTTGTGGATGTTGGGCACATAAAGAGGGCGTTTGCGGATGTAAGCTTGCCAAAGCTATATGGAGTTGGCAGGCCGACGACATCAACGGATCCCAAGGACAGCAAGGAGACTCGTTGTTTAAATTGCAATGCCAAAGGGCATTGGGCGTATGAGTGCAGGAAGTCGAAACGGGAGAAAGGATCATGCTATGCGTGCGGAGAGATGGGACACTTTGTTGCGAAAtgcttgaaaaacaaaaacaagaacgagggcgaaaacaaatat AATGCCTCATAG